One region of Podospora bellae-mahoneyi strain CBS 112042 chromosome 1 map unlocalized CBS112042p_1.2, whole genome shotgun sequence genomic DNA includes:
- a CDS encoding uncharacterized protein (BUSCO:EOG092653VU; EggNog:ENOG503P130; COG:S), translated as MRLYLLPISTRRTLLYCQKLDAPATQKQTWGDWLQGKAARTWSDWEQKEKGWQKKVVSYGNYALRRIPYEEWGLKSVPPLSQRRKQVELRGDEKVEVVYPKSLLPLGKVSKILEALATERESLHKQRLAWCFVGMPVTIPIGLLPVIPNLPFFYLVYRAWSHWRAYAGGKHIQFLLKNNLLTYTPSPVVDAVYAGQEQPLPSTPEPTTSPNAELLGNEKVPGPENPHPDGETMLLNQANGRKMTQALDLPQLEIELERAIWQVETAVQLSKEDIAEENSRGGDEKKTQ; from the exons ATGCGTCTTTACCTCTTGCCCATCTCCACGAGACGGACGTTGCTTTACTGCCAAAAGCTAGACGCGCCCGCAACACAGAAGCAGACGTGGGGGGATTGGCTCCAGGGCAAAGCGGCGCGCACATGGTCCGACTGGGAGCAGAAAGAGAAGGGCTGGCAAAAGAAGGTCGTCAGCTACGGCAACTACGCGCTCCGCCGGATCCCCTACGAGGAATGGGGTCTCAAGTCGGTGCCCCCGCTCTCCCAGCGCAGGAAGCAGGTCGAGCTGCGGGGCGATGAgaaggtcgaggtggtgtATCCGAAGAGCCTGTTGCCCCTGGGGAAAGTCTCCAAGATCCTGGAGGCCTTGGCCACCGAGAGGGAAAGCTTGCACAAGCAGAGGTTGgcgtggtgttttgttggcATGCCCGTCACGATACCCATTGGGCTGCTCCCCGT AATCCCCAACCTTCCCTTTTTCTATCTCGTCTACCGTGCCTGGTCTCACTGGCGTGCCTACGCAGGAGGGAAGCACATCCAGTTCCTACTCAAAAACAATCTCCTAACCTACACCCCGTCCCCCGTGGTGGACGCTGTATATGCCGGTCAAGAGCAGCCGCTGCCGTCCACGCCAgaaccaaccaccagcccGAACGCGGAACTGCTCGGTAACGAGAAGGTCCCAGGGCCTGAGAATCCTCATCCAGACGGGGAGACCATGCTGCTAAATCAGGCCAACGGGCGGAAGATGACCCAAGCGTTGGACCTACCGCAGTTGGAAATCGAATTGGAGAGGGCCATCTGGCAGGTGGAAACGGCGGTTCAGCTCAGCAAGGAGGACATTGCCGAGGAAAATTCAAGAGGCGGCGATGAGAAAAAGACGCAATGA
- the CDC53 gene encoding ubiquitin ligase (cullin) of SCF (COG:O; EggNog:ENOG503NVFD): protein MPPPAFSGASHTRDDVDSTWLTLRTGIDGIMTNLHSGLNLADYMKLYTTVHNFCTSQKAVSFNAGSLGAHRGAHLLGEDLYKLLNEYLAQHLTGLVEESKSHTEEALLAFYIREWNRYTNAAKYIHHIFGYLNRHWVKREMDEGKKSVYDVYTLHLVKWRDVLFHQVVHKVMDSVLKLVEKHRNGETIEYNQIKLVVDSFISLGLDENDSHKPTLNVYRFHFEKPFLEATKVFYTNESKQFLAENSVVEFMKKAEARLEEEENRVQLYLIGDIIIQLKKACNQVLIEDHSNLLRDEFQVLLDNDREEDMARMYSLLSRIAGGLDPLRAKFENHVRKAGLAAVAKVASDADKLEPKVYVDALLEIHTQYQGLVKRAFNDEAEFTRSLDNACREFVNRNEVCKSGSNKSPELLAKYTDILLRKSSTGVEDGALEETLTQIMTVFKYIEDKDVFQKFYSRMLARRLVHSNSSSDDAETSMISKLKEACGFEYTSKLQRMFQDMQISKDLNTGFKGHVQASIEGKNLDSTYSVLGTGFWPLTAPGTNFNPPEEIAQDCERFTRFYKHKHDGRKLTWLWQLCKGDIKANYVRNAKMPYTFSVSVYQMAILLLFNEKLQNTYEEIAQTTQLNSESLDPALLVCLKAKVLTCDSGAKVGPGNTYSLNLDFKNKKYRVNLNVGMKSETKQEEAETNKTIEEDRKLLLQSAIVRIMKARKKMKHQQLVSETINQIRSRFVPKVADIKKCIEILLDKEYLERLEDDELGYLA, encoded by the exons ATGCCTCCACCAGCGTTTTCGGGTGCCTCCCACACCcgtgatgatgtcgacaGCAC ATGGCTCACCCTACGAACGGGCATCGATGGCATCATGACAAACCTCCACAGCGGCCTGAACCTCGCCGAC TACATGAAACTCTACAC AACGGTTCACAATTTTTGCACGAGCCAGAAGGCTGTCAGCTTCAACGCTGGTTCGCTTGGAGCTCATAGAGGTG CACACTTACTGGGAGAGGACCTGTACAAGCTGCTCAATGAGTATTTGGCACAGCATCTGACGGGTCTTGTGGAGGAATCGAAGAGTCACACTGAAGAGGCTCTTCTAGCCTTCTACATTCGGGAGTGGAATCGTTACACCAACGCCGCAAAGTACATTCACCATATCTTCGGGTATCTGAACCGCCACTGGGTAAAGCGGGAGATGGACGAGGGCAAGAAGTCGGTGTACGATGTCTACACCCTGCACCTCGTCAAATGGCGCGATGTCCTCTTTCACCAAGTTGTCCACAAAGTCATGGACTCGGTCCTTAAACTGGTGGAGAAGCACCGCAACGGCGAAACCATCGAATACAACCAGATCAAACTGGTTGTCGactccttcatctccttgGGGCTCGACGAGAATGACTCCCACAAGCCCACGCTCAACGTCTATCGCTTCCATTTCGAGAAGCCATTCCTTGAGGCGACCAAAGTATTTTACACGAACGAGAGCAAGCAGTTCCTTGCCGAGAACAGCGTTGTCGAGTTCATGAAGAAAGCCGAGGCAcgtctggaggaggaggaaaaccgAGTGCAGCTATACTTGATCGGGGATATAATTATCCAGCTCAAGAAAGCTTGTAACCAGGTGCTCATTGAGGACCACAGCAACCTGCTCCGCGACGAGTTTCAGGTTCTCCTTGATAATGACAGGGAGGAAGACATGGCGCGCATGTACAGTTTGCTTTCGCGCATTGCTGGTGGCCTCGACCCCTTGCGGGCCAAATTCGAAAATCACGTTCGCAAGGCCGGATTGGCTGCTGTCGCCAAGGTGGCCTCCGATGCCGACAAGTTGGAGCCCAAGGTCTACGTGGATGCGCTACTTGAGATTCACACGCAGTATCAAGGCTTGGTCAAGCGCGCGTTCAACGATGAGGCCGAGTTTACAAGATCCCTCGATAACGCGTGCAGGGAATTCGTCAACCGCAATGAAGTCTGCAAGTCTGGATCCAACAAGTCGCCGGAGCTCCTGGCCAAGTATACCGATATCCTTTTGCGCAAGAGCAGCACCGGTGTAGAAGATGGTGCTCTGGAGGAGACTTTGACGCAGATCATGACTGTGTTCAAATACATTGAGGACAAAGATGTCTTTCAAAAGTTCTACTCTCGCATGTTGGCTCGCCGGTTGGTTCACAGCAACTCGTCGTCCGATGACGCCGAGACTAGCATGAtcagcaagctcaaggaggcgTGCGGATTCGAGTACACCAGCAAGCTGCAGCGTATGTTCCAGGATATGCAGATCTCCAAAGATCTGAATACTGGCTTCAAGGGGCACGTACAGGCCAGCATCGAGGGCAAGAACTTGGACTCTACCTACTCGGTACTGGGCACAGGTTTCTGGCCCCTGACTGCCCCGGGGACAAACTTCAACCCGCCGGAGGAAATTGCGCAAGATTGCGAGCGCTTCACACGTTTCTATAAGCACAAGCATGATGGCCGGAAGCTCACCTGGTTGTGGCAGCTTTGCAAGGGAGACATCAAGGCGAACTATGTTCGAAACGCCAAGATGCCGTACACATTTTCAGTATCTGTGTATCAGATGGCTATCTTGCTTCTGTTCAACGAAAAGCTTCAAAACACGTATGAGGAAATTGCGCAAACAACTCAGCTCAACAGCGAATCTCTGGATCCAGCGCTCCTGGTCTGCCTCAAAGCCAAGGTCCTGACTTGTGATTCTGGTGCCAAGGTGGGGCCTGGCAATACGTATTCTCTGAACCTCGacttcaagaacaagaagtACAGGGTCAATCTGAACGTTGGCATGAAGAGCGAGAcgaagcaggaggaggcagagacGAACAAGACGATTGAAGAAGACAGGAAACTGTTGCTTCAG TCTGCCATTGTCCGCATCATGAAGGCCCGTAAGAAGATGAAGCACCAGCAGCTCGTTTCCGAAACCATTAACCAAATCCGGTCCCGTTTTGTGCCCAAGGTTGCCGATATCAAGAAGTGTATCGAGATTTTGCTCGACAAGGAGTACCTCGAGCGCTTGGAGGACGATGAGCTCGGTTATCTGGCGTAA
- a CDS encoding uncharacterized protein (EggNog:ENOG503PHT1), whose translation MAVAKPTNTRVSQATDILLSPTKFTLRRYRAYIHARNRFFSAFHPKGRFVRIPTPSDNLLCGLYAIVISFQHQHPGLTPAPTLEHLLSVCRGCGFDNEGNLSGDQLSLVFSAWGDKTVFDEGGEPNRRRCQLGYLSRYNGPGWEDEAERGEDVPVMMGTREVDTEEEKGDILRLWVWNDGGWAGGGMGHWEGIRRVGEEGDDV comes from the coding sequence ATGGCCGTCGCAAAGCCAACAAACACCCGGGTCTCCCAGGCAaccgacatcctcctctccccgaCCAAATTCACACTCAGACGCTACCGCGCCTACATCCATGCGCGCAACCgtttcttctccgcctttcACCCCAAAGGCCGGTTCGTGAGgatccccaccccctcggACAACCTCCTCTGCGGGCTGTACGCCATTGTCATTTCGTttcagcaccagcacccgGGTCTGACACCAGCCCCTACCTTGGAGCACTTGCTGTCTGTCTGTCGGGGTTGCGGTTTTGACAACGAGGGGAATCTCTCCGGGGATCAGCTCTCGCTTGTTTTTTCTGCCTGGGGGGACAAGACAGTttttgatgaggggggggagcCGAACAGGAGGAGGTGTCAGCTGGGGTATTTGAGTCGGTACAATGGGCCTGGGTGGGAGGACGAAGCAGAAAGGGGAGAGGATGTTCCAGTCATGATGGGGACTAGGGAGGTGGATacggaagaggaaaagggggataTTCTGAGGCTGTGGGTTTGGAATGATGGCggctgggctgggggtgggatggggcATTGGGAGGGGATCAGGAGGGtaggtgaggaaggggatgatgTGTAG
- the ras1 gene encoding RAS1 protein (EggNog:ENOG503NUEZ; COG:S) — protein sequence MASKFTREYKLVVVGGGGVGKSCLTIQLIQSHFVDEYDPTIEDSYRKQCIVDDEVALLDVLDTAGQEEYSAMREQYMRTGEGFLLVYSITSRESFEEIRTFQQQILRVKDKDIFPMVVVGNKVDLASERKVPQEEGEALAREFRCKFLETSAKTNTNVEQAFYEVVRAIRRYNREMQGGTASGSGLSHNSQGMGKIDVGEDDAQAGCCAKCILM from the exons ATGGCTTCCAAG TTTACTCGAGAGTACAAGCTCGTTgtggtcggcggcggcggtgtcgGCAAGTCCTGCCTCACAATCCAGCTTATCCAATCGCACTTCGTCGACGAATATGATCCAACTATTGAGG ATTCGTATCGCAAGCAGTGCatcgttgatgatgaagtCGCGCTGCTCGATGTCCTCGATACCGCCGGCCAGGAGGAGTACTCTGCGATGAGAGAGCAGTACATGCGTACCGGCGAAGGGTTCCTGCTCGTGTATTCCATCACATCCCGCGAAAGCTTCGAAGAAATAAGAACCTTCCAGCAGCAGATCCTTCGCGTAAAGGACAAGGACATCTTTcccatggtggtggtaggaaACAAGGTCGATTTGGCTAGTGAGCGCAAGGTGCCGCAAGAGG AGGGCGAGGCTCTTGCTCGTGAGTTCCGTTGCAAGTTCCTCGAGACTTCAGCAAAGACCAACACAAACGTCGAGCAAGCTTTCTACGAGGTTGTTCGCGCCATCAGACGGTACAACCGTGAGATGCAAGGAGGCACAGCTTCGGGCAGCGGCCTCTCCCACAACAGCCAAGGCATGGGCAAGATTGATGTCGGTGAGGATGACGCCCAGGCGGGCTGCTGCGCCAAGTGCATCCTCATGTAA
- a CDS encoding uncharacterized protein (EggNog:ENOG503Q39G; COG:W; BUSCO:EOG09265I60), whose product MSSSLYTFSDSTKQHLRKFRLSTSRSNDPQAVIYFIDKQTKEIRQDEDGTVYKSLDEIADDLPDHSPRFILLSYPLTLPSGRLSVPYVMIYYMPTTCNSELRMLYAGAKELMRNTSEVTKILDLETPEELEEIPEKLGA is encoded by the exons ATG TCTTCCTCACTCTACACCTTCTCCGACTCAACAAAACAGCATCTGCGCAAATTCCGCCTCAGCACCTCACGCTCCAATGACCCTCAGGCCGTGATAT ACTTCATCGACAAACAAACCAAGGAGATTcgccaagatgaagatggcacAGTTTACAAATCCCTCGATGAAATCGCCGATGACCTCCCTGACCACTCTCCCCGATTCATCCTCCTGAGCTACCCTCTAACTCTT CCATCCGGGAGATTATCCGTACCATACGTCATGATTTACTACATGCCCACCACATGCAACAGCGAGCTGAGGATGCTGTACGCCGGTGCCAAGGAGCTCATGCGAAACACGAGCGAAGTCACCAAGATCTTGGATCTAGAGACCCcagaggagctggaggagatcCCGGAAAAACTCGGTGCCTAA
- a CDS encoding uncharacterized protein (EggNog:ENOG503NYVU; COG:S), which translates to MASAGLPRSSSNVSEPRASLRSRSSVAASNTTRHHTPRSLPPWIDSYEARYGSPTEDQLRALDCPPPRAAHSHHNHSPSQPQRRISKDGYMYDFGGVLPTDEAPRTSRARLRKFILRKDAAERGRKWDHLRSAEPVIVPRYSRATPNSPWRSYLQSSRYGHLPGEHAQIVDPEVLKELQPSFDNPIEPPRLLDSAGNRSARNKLLYKRAWRVILQHPLVPLAFRLMVLLTSIVALALSAKIFQIENGETETNTSERTQSIVAIVVDTVAVPYIGYMTWDEYTGKPLGLRPATQKISLVLMDLFFIIFKSASTTLAFEALVFHNSLDRQVSQYSQALAAFQTVGLISWSFTFTVNVFRLVQKLGGGEDERR; encoded by the exons ATGGCATCTGCGGGCCTCCCGCGCTCCAGTTCCAATGTTTCTGAACCTCGCGCTTCCCTCAGGTCGCGAAGCAGCGTTGCCGCTTCCAACACCACTCGACACCATACACCGCGATCCCTGCCAC CATGGATAGACTCCTACGAAGCACGGTACGGGTCGCCGACCGAAGACCAGCTCCGCGCACTTGactgcccccctccccgggcCGCGCACTCTCACCACAATCATTCCCccagccaaccccaacgacGGATCTCCAAAGATGGCTACATGTACGATTTTGGAGGCGTGTTACCTACCGATGAGGCACCGAGGACCTCGCGAGCAAGGTTACGAAAATTCATTTTGCGCAAAGATGCTGCGGAGCGAGGGAGGAAATGGGACCACTTGCGCTCAGCCGAGCCTGTGATTGTGCCTCGATATAGCCGGGCAACACCCAACTCACCATGGCGAAGCTATCTGCAATCCTCGCGATATGGCCATCTTCCAGGGGAACATGCTCAGATCGTTGACCCCGAGGTGCTTAAAGAGCTCCAGCCCAGCTTCGATAACCCCATTGAGCCGCCACGACTTCTCGACTCAGCCGGAAACCGGTCCGCAAGGAACAAACTGCTCTACAAGAGAGCTTGGCGGGTCATTTTACAACACCCATTGGTGCCTTTGGCTTTCCGCCTTATGGTTCTCCTCACCTCCATAGTGGCTCTCGCCCTCTCAGCCAAGATCTTCCAAATAGAAAACGGCGAGACGGAAACAAACACTTCGGAACGGACACAGTCCATTGTCGCTATCGTGGTAGATACGGTAGCGGTCCCCTATATCGGCTACATGACATGGGATGAATACACTGGCAAGCCCTTGGGACTGCGGCCGGCCACACAGAAGATTTCGCTTGTCCTGATGGActtgttttttattatattcaAATCCGCAAGCACAACACTGGCCTTCGAGGCCCTCGTCTTTCACAACTCCTTGGACCGTCAGGTGAGCCAATACAGTCAAGCGTTGGCTGCGTTTCAGACGGTCGGTTTGATATCATGGAGCTTCACTTTCACCGTGAACGTATTCCGCCTCGTACAGAAGCTGGGAGGGGGCGAAGACGAACGTAGATAG
- a CDS encoding uncharacterized protein (EggNog:ENOG503NXB1; COG:E; COG:H), with protein MFSRLNQVARHLLRPMPNYGYTSAAASSVSKRSLSDYRYSSLDASERQKKNIVTGACLIIGNEILNGKTKEANSHYLAKWCFSLGISLQRVDIIPDVEDDIIEAVRRLSHNYDIVVTSGGIGPTHDDITYESIAKAFHLPLVLHGEAYSLMKKKTAEHRDPVRAAFNFDVPSKELDGKKKMVLLPHDSSRPVEDQAILACRDKYWVPVSVVNGNVYILPGIPELFKHLLDGLTRHIKPRVQSNGKIRVTIKTLQPESQMADYLTGLAKRMAPKDIDVGSYPKFQVENTVVLVGEDRAELETVIPEILENLEGTLVSIEMPGNPVEGETEVKAPGVEES; from the exons ATGTTCTCCCGTCTCAATCAAGTTGCAAGGCATCTTTTACGTCCAATGCCAAACTACGGTTATacatctgctgctgcttcgtcGGTATCGAAACGCAGTCTGTCCGACTACCGATATAGCAGTCTCGATGCCTCAGAACGCCAAAAGAAGAATATCGTCACAGGGGCATGTTTGATAATAGGGAATGAAATTTTAAATGGGAAG ACCAAGGAG GCCAACTCACATTACCTTGCAAAATGGTGTTTCTCCCTAGGCATT AGCCTCCAGAGAGTAGACATCATTCCTGACGTGGAGGACGATATTATTGAAGCGGTGAGACGACTGAGCCATAACTATGATATTGTCGTCACCTCGGGCGGTATTGGCCCGACACACGATGACATAACCTATGAGTCCATCGCCAAGGCCTTTCACCTGCCCCTCGTGCTTCACGGAGAAGCTTACTCTCTCATGAAGAAAAAGACGGCCGAGCACAGGGATCCGGTACGGGCTGCCTTCAACTTTGACGTTCCGTCCAAAGAGCTTgatggaaaaaagaaaatggtCTTGCTGCCTCATGACTCTAGTCGTCCAGTGGAGGATCAGGCGATTCTCGCCTGCCGAGACAAGTATTGGGTTCCTGTCTCAGTTGTCAATGGAAATGTATACATCCTGCCAGGCATACCTGAACTCT TTAAGCACCTTTTGGACGGCCTTACACGGCATATCAAGCCTCGAGTGCAGAGCAATGGCAAAATACGCGTGACCATCAAGACCCTCCAACCGGAGAGCCAAATGGCGGATTACCTGACTGGCCTGGCAAAGAGGATGGCGCCAAAGGATATAGATGTTGGAAGTTACCCCAAATTTCAGGTTGAGAATACGGTTGTGCTTGTTGGCGA GGACCGAGCCGAGCTTGAGACAGTTATCCCCGAGATATTGGAGAATCTGGAAGGGACTCTGGTGAGCATCGAAATGCCCGGGAACCCCGTTGAAGGAGAGACGGAGGTTAAGGCTCCAGGTGTCGAAGAAAGCTGA
- the TOK1 gene encoding Potassium channel (COG:P; EggNog:ENOG503NU9C) yields the protein MTSRYAQQTISSGSGCRNPNRCRRSDKASRTKKWWFASTAIPLIAATIGPFSNVLSIVSLVSPWRFTLPDNGLPFSDNHGSDDAAWGIPDPNWEIIPNIFSIIFGLLGHLFLLLNFTRRVRYIVALPLSIVFWLLSALILIVVEIAMAIYAPPVAPGEAYSQGFWHSVLASLMYVLSCAMLMVNMVGYFKGHYPQKFELDDDQRTLILQTMSFFFWLAGGAGVFCALEGFTYADSLYFSQVTILTVGFGDFAPKTDSGRGFLFAFQIIGVIFLGLVIGSLTRFAANISADKIIKRHRQHKRESTVGRTVTSEKELRERLGLPPVRPDSAAAEGGLAESASEYARRASIMQLGRLEIVGRAVTFDEGKAQNAVGSGEEALRDRRKKRRQKLLLLEEEKDRFDVMRQIQEETKHWKQSWALGMALLVFFSFWTIGALVFMVTEKRISQWRYFDSLYFCFVAILTIGYGDLAPKSNIGKPFFIVWSITAVPIVTVLVQQMSQTVVMAINRGTFTLADWTIMPKKGILKSFLTRHSTLAKLLNRKQVDTEKGKRPERPMRDERHFSDIDPERSLGQQQDGSRVLEKEKYDDNELAKELSAAIKAVAHDLRSHPPKVYSYGEWERFTKLIRFTALSSLERDESVERDEQTEWDWIGEDSPLLADVTEAEWVLDRLCESLGRWMRRQVQKHEQRKYWDEVFDVMEGRVGDRRKGEAATDTRRVGSRSYGHGRNEDWKGVKWEEPTGNMERPLTR from the exons ATGACGAGCAGATATGCCCAACAAACCATCAGCTCCGGCTCCGGTTGCCGCAATCCGAACCGCTGCAGGAGGTCGGATAAAGCTTCGAGGACAAA AAAATGGTGGTTTGCTTCGACGGCCATTCCACTCATCGCTGCAACCATTGGGCCGTTCTCCAACGTCTTGTCCATCGTGTCCTTGGTGAGTCCATGGAGATTCACATTGCCTGACAATGGCTTGCCATTCAGCGACAACCATGGCTCCGATGATGCCGCTTGGGGTATACCTGATCCAAATTG GGAAATCATCCCCAACATCTTCTCCATCATAtttggcctcctcggccacttGTTTCTGCTGTTAAACTTCACACGTCGAGTACGATACATAGTGGCCTTGCCTTTATCAATTGTATTCTGGCTCTTGTCGGCTCTCATC CTGATAGTCGTGGAAATTGCCATGGCAATCTATGCACCACCTGTGGCGCCTGGTGAAGCATATTCTCAGGGCTTCTGGCACTCCGTCCTGGCATCGCTCATGTACGTCCTCAGCTGTGCCATGCTGATGGTTAACATGGTTGGCTACTTTAAGGGACACTATCCACAAAAATTTGAGCTAGATGACGACCAAAGGACACTGATTCTCCAGACCATGAGCTTTTTCTTCTGGTTGGCAGGAGGTGCAGGGGTGTTTTGCGCGTTGGAAGGCTTTACTTATGCTGATTCCCTATATTTCTCTCAAGTG ACAATCCTCACTGTGGGGTTCGGAGACTTCGCACCCAAAACCGATTCGGGAAGGGGATTTCTGTTTGCATTCCAGATTATCGGTGTCATCTTCTTGGGTCTTGTCATTGGCAGCCTGACGCGCTTCGCAGCCAACATCAGCGCGGACAAGATCATCAAACGTCATCGGCAACACAAACGCGAGTCGACTGTCGGGAGAACAGTGACCAGTGAAAAAGAACTGAGAGAGCGGTTAGGCCTGCCGCCCGTGAGGCCGGATTCAGCAGCTGCCGAAGGAGGCCTGGCAGAGAGCGCCTCAGAATATGCCCGCCGGGCATCCATAATGCAGCTCGGGCGCCTGGAGATTGTGGGAAGAGCAGTTACATTTGACGAGGGCAAGGCCCAAAATGCGGTTGGCagcggagaagaagctctTCGTGACAGACGAAAGAAGCGGCGGCAGAAACTactgttgttggaggaggaaaaggacaGGTTTGATGTCATGAGGCAGATACAGGAGGAGACAAAACACTGGAAACA ATCATGGGCGCTTGGGATGGCACTGTTGGTATTTTTCTCCTTTTGGACAATTGGGGCTCTCGTTTTCATGGTGACTGAAAAACGGATATCCCAATGGAGATACTTTGACAGCCTTTACTTTTGCTTTGTGGCAATCTTGACGATCGG GTATGGTGATCTCGCCCCCAAGTCCAACATTGGCAAGCCGTTCTTTATTGTCTGGTCCATCACCGCGGTTCCCATTGTCACAGTCCTGGTTCAGCAAATGAGTCAAACCGTTGTCATGGCTATCAACAGGGGTACCTTTACTCTGGCAGATTGGACCATCATGCCCAAGAAGGGAATTCTCAAAAGCTTTCTCACTCGTCACTCTACCCTGGCCAAGTTATTAAACAGGAAACAGGTCGACACAGAAAAAGGCAAGCGCCCAGAGAGACCTATGCGTGACGAGCGGCATTTCAGCGACATAGACCCCGAGCGTTCTCTTGGTCAGCAGCAAGACGGGAGTCGGGTactggaaaaggagaagtATGATGACAATGAGCTTGCCAAAGAGCTAtctgccgccatcaaggctgTTGCCCACGACCTGAGATCCCATCCGCCAAAGGTGTACTCATATGGCGAGTGGGAAAGATTCACGAAGCTGATACGATTCACCGCCTTGTCTTCGTTAGAACGCGATGAGTCGGTGGAGAGAGATGAACAAACAGAATGGGACTGGATTGGTGAAGATAGCCCTCTGCTCGCCGACGTTACTGAAGCAGAGTGGGTTCTTGATAGGCTGTGTGAAAGTTTGGGACGATGGATGAGGAGACAGGTCCAGAAG CATGAGCAGAGAAAATACTGGGATGAGGTGTTTGATGTCATGGAAGGCAGGGTTGGGGATagaaggaaaggggaggcAGCGACAGACACGCGGCGAGTTGGAAGTAGGTCATATGGTCATGGCAGGAACGAAGATTGGAAAGGAGTGAAATGGGAGGAGCCAACAGGAAACATGGAAAGACCGCTGACCAGATAA